Proteins co-encoded in one Arachis hypogaea cultivar Tifrunner chromosome 11, arahy.Tifrunner.gnm2.J5K5, whole genome shotgun sequence genomic window:
- the LOC112721606 gene encoding uncharacterized protein: protein MAAQIAELNHVRIENNDTRHQEDNEHHSELTHVSETLRAEEPQPEEENEESDEPVGPFTTEVMNFELPKRFTLPLTLTPYDGLGVPKKFLKKLRSIMIINGASDTVLCHCFPNYLDGPALDWLCALPAGSISRFQQLAKLFEEHFAGSAIYLNDSDYLNTIKQGQNESLKDYMTHFMKIAISIPGLHPEVHLHAIKNGLRPGKFQETIAVAKPKTFAEFREKAKGQIDIEELRQARKSDKPIYRDKYKAPSSKQSFKLTPRFDSYMQFNTRQEDIIKEILNSKLIKPPRKAGTYQDTKNADKSKYCAFHQKHGHTTDDCVVAKDLLERLAQQGHLDKYIGGHIQKRTTISTNSDLTEQQH from the coding sequence atggctgCTCAAATCGCTGAACTGAACCATGTTCGGATAGAAAATAATGACACTCGTCACCAAGAAGATAATGAGCATCATTCCGAACTTACTCACGTTTCAGAAACCCTCAGAGCTGAGGAACCTCAAcctgaagaagaaaatgaagaatctgACGAGCCCGTAGGACCCTTCACGACAGAAGTGATGAACTTCGAGCTACCAAAAAGATTCACCCTCCCGTTAACCCTCACGCCCTATGACGGGCTCGGAGTCCCGAAGAAATTTCTCAAAAAACTCCGATCAATAATGATCATTAACGGTGCATCAGATACTGTTTTATGCCATTGTTTTCCGAATTATTTAGATGGTCCTGCACTTGACTGGTTGTGTGCTTTGCCTGCAGGTTCCATTTCACGATTCCAACAACTGGCCAAATTATTCGAGGAGCATTTCGCAGGATCTGCAATTTATTTGAACGACTCGGATTATCTTAATACAATCAAGCAAGGACAAAATGAAAGCCTGAAAGACTACATGACTCATTTTATGAAGATTGCCATAAGCATACCAGGCCTTCACCCCGAGGTCCATCTCCACGCAATTAAAAATGGACTCCGACCAGGAAAGTTCCAAGAAACCATTGCGGTAGCCAAGCCAAAGACTTTTGCCGAGTTCCGCGAAAAAGCTAAAGGCCAAATCGATATCGAGGAGCTCAGACAAGCTCGAAAGTCGGACAAACCAATCTACAGAGACAAATATAAGGCGCCGAGCAGTAAGCAAAGTTTTAAACTAACCCCTCGGTTTGACTCTTATATGCAGTTCAACACTAGACAAGAGGACATAATAAAGGAAATCCTGAATTCCAAATTGATCAAGCCACCAAGAAAGGCTGGTACCTACCAAGATACTAAAAACGCGGACAAATCCAAGTATTGCGCATTCCACCAAAAGCACGGTCACACTACTGACGACTGTGTAGTAGCCAAAGACCTCCTAGAGAGATTGGCTCAGCAAGGCCACCTTGACAAGTATATTGGAGGTCACATCCAAAAACGTACCACAATATCTACAAACAGTGACTTAACCGAACAACAACACTGA
- the LOC140176167 gene encoding uncharacterized protein: MKLSNNILQSTGGDLVGFSGERVPIMGSVWLQTTLGEHPLSKTCDIQYLVVDYFSPYNLILGRPFLNKFGAIVSTVHLCVKFPLQDDHVVTIHGDHKEARHCYNVSMKFQNHSKQQVNNVDLTNGKSISNDELQAITTFLQEQPDLFAWKPSEMPGIDPQIISHKLAINPSARPVQQKKRQLGEEKRRASLEETQKLISAEFIKEIRFTTWLANVVMVRKQNDNASGYAILSFMDAYSGYNQILMHPFDQSKTAFITDFGNYCYKVMPFGLKNAGANYQHLMDKVFTKQIDRNIEDYVDDMVTKTKVSGNHIADLTEIFGQIRHYNMRLNPEKCAFGVQGGKFLGYLLTHMGH, translated from the exons ATGAAGCTCAGTAACAACATCCTCCAGTCAACAGGGGGAGATCTCGTCGGATTCTCGGGTGAACGAGTTCCAATAATGGGatcagtgtggttacaaaccacgcTGGGTGAGCATCCTCTTTCAAAAACTTGTGATATTCAATATCTAGTAGTAGATTACTTCAGTCCATATAATCTTATCCTTGGCCGCCCTTTCTTAAACAAGTTTGGCGCCATTGTATCTACAGTTCACCTGTGTGTTAAGTTTCCCTTGCAGGACGATCATGTTGTCACAATCCATGGAGATCATAAAGAAGCTCGGCATTGTTACAACGTCAGCATGAAGTTCCAAAATCATTCGAAACAACAAGTTAACAACGTCGATCTTACGAACG GTAAGTCAATAAGCAACGATGAGCTACAGGCCATCACTACCTTCCTGCAAGAGCAACCCGACTTATTTGCATGGAAACCTTCCGAGATGCCCGGGATAGACCCACAAATCATCAGTCATAAATTAGCTATAAACCCATCTGCGAGACCTGTacaacaaaagaaaagacaactcggcgaagaaaaaagaagagcatCATTAGAAGAAACACAAAAACTGATCAGCGCAGAATTCATCAAAGAGATCAGATTTACCACCTGGCTAGCCAACGTGGTTATGGTAAGGAAACAAAACG ATAACGCTTCCGGTTATGCTATCTTaagtttcatggatgcctattccgGGTACAACCAAATACTTATGCACCCCTTTGATCAAAGTAAAACAGCTTTTATTACTGACTTCGGCAACTACTGTTATAAggttatgccttttggacttaaGAATGCAGGAGCAAATTACCAGCATCTCATGGATAAAGTTTTTACCAAACAAATCGACAGAAACATCGAAGATTATGTAGACGATATGGTCACCAAAACAAAGGTCAGCGGCAACCATATTGCCGATTTAACAGAGATATTCGGCCAGATCCGCCACTATAACATGCGCCTAAACCCGGAAAAATGCGCTTTTGGAGTACAAGGTGGTAAGTTCTTAGGATATTTATTGACACACATGGGGCATTGA